A single Watersipora subatra chromosome 7, tzWatSuba1.1, whole genome shotgun sequence DNA region contains:
- the LOC137400846 gene encoding streptococcal hemagglutinin-like — MCVSSESLRFVSSCVLVAYPVTAVSAAISVSTTISVSTTISVSAAISVSATISVSTTISVSATISVTATISVSAAISVSATISVSTTISVSTTISVSAAISVSTTISVSATISVSATISVSATISVSATISVSATISVSATISVSATISVSATISVSATISVSATISVSATISVSATISVSATISVSATISVSATISVSATISVSATISVSATISVSATISVSATISVSATISVSATISVSAAISVSATISVSAAISVSATISVSATISVSATLSVSATISVSSQHYHISQQSALPYQSAVSTTISVRC, encoded by the coding sequence TAACAGCAGTCAGCGCTGCCATATCAGTCAGCACTACCATATCAGTCAGCACAACCATATCAGTCAGCGCTGCCATATCAGTCAGCGCTACCATATCAGTCAGCACTACCATATCAGTCAGCGCTACCATATCAGTAACCGCTACCATATCAGTCAGCGCTGCCATATCAGTCAGCGCTACCATATCAGTCAGCACTACCATATCAGTCAGCACTACCATATCAGTCAGCGCTGCCATATCAGTCAGCACTACCATATCAGTCAGCGCTACCATATCAGTCAGCGCTACCATATCAGTCAGCGCTACCATATCAGTCAGCGCTACCATATCAGTCAGCGCTACCATATCAGTCAGCGCTACCATATCAGTCAGCGCTACCATATCAGTCAGCGCTACCATATCAGTCAGCGCTACCATATCAGTCAGCGCTACCATATCAGTCAGCGCTACCATATCAGTCAGCGCTACCATATCAGTCAGCGCTACCATATCAGTCAGCGCTACCATATCAGTCAGCGCTACCATATCAGTCAGCGCTACCATATCAGTCAGCGCTACCATATCAGTCAGCGCTACCATATCAGTCAGCGCTACCATATCAGTCAGCGCTACCATATCAGTCAGCGCTACCATATCAGTCAGCGCTACCATATCAGTCAGCGCTGCCATATCAGTCAGCGCTACCATATCAGTCAGCGCTGCCATATCAGTCAGCGCTACCATATCAGTCAGCGCTACCATATCAGTCAGCGCTACCCTATCAGTCAGCGCTACTATATCAGTCAGCAGTCAGCACTACCATATCAGTCAGCAGTCAGCACTACCATATCAGTCAGCAGTCAGCACTACCATATCAGTCAGAtgttaa